The Pseudomonas fluorescens genome includes a window with the following:
- a CDS encoding DUF2857 domain-containing protein: MTTPHPINQAVIAQALHDLRNGQLRRCKTMGFADEDLAALKEPGLISVLLNARVPWCTVQINRGVLKKILGQAEDVGLEIANVDRMLRLGASTEMVSQFYGLTHQEVALRRNILGLPKRKGRHHVLSEAQDTLLWERWHPQFKARKISVDDDRALLDLTLDLAEELSYPASVVWASLRDWIDQGLV; the protein is encoded by the coding sequence ATGACGACACCCCATCCGATCAACCAAGCCGTTATAGCCCAGGCGCTGCATGATCTGCGCAACGGCCAACTCAGACGCTGCAAGACCATGGGATTTGCTGATGAGGATTTGGCCGCCCTCAAGGAACCCGGGCTTATCAGTGTTCTGCTCAATGCCCGTGTGCCTTGGTGCACGGTCCAGATAAACCGTGGCGTACTGAAGAAAATCCTTGGTCAGGCAGAAGACGTGGGGCTAGAAATCGCCAACGTTGATCGGATGCTGCGCCTGGGCGCCAGTACGGAAATGGTCAGTCAGTTCTACGGTCTGACTCATCAGGAAGTGGCCCTGCGTCGCAACATTTTGGGACTGCCCAAGCGTAAGGGCCGGCACCATGTGCTCAGCGAAGCACAGGACACACTGCTCTGGGAGCGTTGGCACCCTCAATTCAAGGCACGAAAAATTTCGGTGGACGATGACCGGGCCTTACTGGACCTGACGCTTGATCTGGCTGAGGAGCTTTCATACCCAGCCTCGGTGGTTTGGGCATCATTGCGTGACTGGATCGATCAAGGGTTGGTCTAG
- a CDS encoding STY4528 family pathogenicity island replication protein, whose translation MTGSIKGWSSVVKSSAPKPLSSVLDSALKSLCAQSTQGNGDGFLFSGNRHETVPRALLLDQRLTPLERNAWQVFRLLLNDDGVTAFPTYDQLRKYLASVPCGALASHESVAKTLTLLRLTRWLSLARRRRDARTGRVLGNLYVLHDRPLTPFEAMQIDPEYMVLVSHTLKHANKGIQRVGLAVLEEISHDPSVQTQLLPSHLQVLALRLQQTQAVDVAPDMPTEKCTSQALRKQNAPSSVSEPRPKAPQEHSLRHPKPASMLSTKALKTLRTGECSQEGFELDFPPRFSSLTPAQQSGAKVALQRLPGELRQAVLDEWAARCREAHIRNPAGYLFGIFQKALQGQFTVWAAKEQAPESSGTKPSPKQTQKTERDPAVAHAYLDELKGLLKER comes from the coding sequence GTGACTGGATCGATCAAGGGTTGGTCTAGCGTGGTGAAAAGCTCGGCCCCCAAACCTCTCTCCTCTGTGCTTGATAGCGCCCTGAAGAGTTTGTGTGCCCAGAGCACGCAAGGGAATGGGGACGGTTTCCTGTTCAGTGGCAACCGCCATGAAACCGTCCCCAGGGCGTTGCTTCTTGATCAGCGTTTGACCCCGCTTGAACGCAATGCCTGGCAAGTTTTTCGGCTGCTGCTCAACGACGACGGAGTCACCGCTTTTCCGACCTATGACCAGTTACGTAAGTATCTGGCGTCCGTACCCTGCGGCGCCCTGGCCTCCCATGAGTCAGTTGCGAAGACCTTGACACTCCTGCGTCTGACAAGGTGGTTGAGCTTGGCCCGTCGACGGCGAGATGCACGTACCGGACGTGTGCTCGGTAACCTGTATGTCCTGCATGATCGCCCTTTGACGCCCTTTGAAGCTATGCAGATCGATCCCGAATACATGGTATTGGTCAGCCACACGCTCAAGCACGCCAATAAGGGTATTCAGCGCGTCGGATTGGCGGTGCTCGAAGAAATAAGCCATGACCCCAGCGTCCAGACTCAATTGCTGCCCAGCCATCTACAGGTTTTAGCCTTGCGTCTGCAGCAAACGCAGGCCGTCGATGTCGCGCCAGATATGCCGACCGAAAAATGTACCTCTCAGGCTCTTCGGAAACAAAACGCCCCGTCTTCGGTATCCGAACCAAGGCCCAAAGCCCCGCAGGAGCACTCTCTTCGGCATCCGAAGCCTGCGAGTATGTTAAGTACAAAAGCGTTAAAAACACTACGTACTGGCGAGTGTTCGCAGGAAGGTTTCGAGCTGGATTTCCCTCCCCGCTTTTCATCGCTCACGCCTGCACAGCAATCGGGTGCCAAAGTGGCGTTGCAGCGATTGCCAGGCGAATTGCGGCAGGCAGTCTTGGATGAATGGGCAGCTCGGTGCCGAGAGGCCCACATACGCAATCCAGCCGGCTACCTGTTTGGCATTTTTCAAAAAGCGTTGCAGGGTCAATTCACCGTCTGGGCAGCCAAGGAACAAGCTCCTGAATCGAGTGGAACGAAGCCCAGCCCCAAGCAAACTCAGAAGACGGAGCGGGACCCAGCTGTTGCTCACGCCTATCTGGACGAGCTCAAGGGTCTGCTGAAGGAACGATGA
- a CDS encoding PFL_4669 family integrating conjugative element protein → MANDLQLNLGALRSSVQLTLHTHHASRIWHGRDASQGRATIIGLNGFIAVMNKMKRGAELDDPYADAWMLRIEEKLNATKDILNVLNEQVNLALSEVPSALSLGENLNVQPVKLPLFVNAQLGFMAVYLLADYDDLARRLILAHHTALIDRSSLERWLNEGAHALRSLFSLAQQYKSSGLNREDYQANTPLAISAKERFGEIDQDILEGTRRSRFAPPLVRRLTISAPQRDEDNTLDVAIDSETPSPHEPVSCAREQPAEDER, encoded by the coding sequence ATGGCAAACGACCTGCAACTGAACCTCGGTGCATTGCGCAGTAGCGTGCAACTGACCTTGCACACCCATCACGCCTCTCGCATCTGGCATGGGCGAGACGCCTCCCAAGGCCGAGCAACGATCATCGGCCTCAACGGTTTTATTGCCGTCATGAACAAAATGAAACGTGGCGCGGAATTGGATGACCCCTACGCCGACGCTTGGATGTTAAGAATAGAAGAAAAGCTCAACGCGACCAAAGACATCCTCAACGTCTTGAATGAGCAGGTGAACCTGGCACTTTCAGAAGTGCCTTCTGCCTTGAGTCTGGGCGAGAACCTCAATGTGCAGCCAGTCAAATTACCGCTATTCGTCAACGCCCAACTTGGCTTCATGGCGGTGTATCTGTTGGCAGACTATGACGACCTGGCGCGACGTCTGATTCTGGCTCATCACACCGCATTGATTGATCGCTCCAGCTTAGAACGCTGGCTTAACGAAGGGGCGCACGCTTTGCGAAGCCTGTTCAGCTTGGCTCAACAGTACAAATCATCCGGCTTGAACCGTGAGGACTATCAGGCCAATACTCCCCTGGCGATATCCGCCAAAGAACGTTTTGGTGAGATTGATCAAGACATTCTGGAAGGCACCCGTCGCTCGCGCTTTGCCCCGCCCTTGGTGCGCCGACTCACGATCAGCGCCCCTCAAAGGGACGAAGACAACACCCTGGACGTCGCCATCGACAGTGAAACGCCCAGCCCTCATGAACCTGTCTCCTGCGCTCGGGAGCAGCCAGCAGAGGACGAGCGCTGA